agccttgcgctctaaccactcagctatccggacacgctattaggctattataggcggctttaaagttgatgaaaaaatggtacAACTGATATCTAGATTCAGACAGTTTCTGCGCCCGTCAGCTTTCCCAAATATCTCTCTCAACTTCATAATTCCCCACGCCACGTATAATAGTTGACATTTaacaatatttaattttatttgtttttataacAACCTTGTAACTGGTCGCTTTCCCCTAAATTCGAGAGCCCAATTTCATTTAGAGAATTACaaattatgtatttttttatttttgaaattttacaagCAAAACTTGACCGGACCAATCGTTCGTAGACCCCCCTAAACTTGCTCGTATTACGCATTATTGGATGCAGGCAGGCGAATACTACACACTTTTTCAGGATATAGAAATATAATAATTCCTTAAGATCAAATtataatagaatagaatagaagatTTAGAGTATTATATAAGTTGCTTATAAACCCGTTTAAGAGTAGACTTGTtaccactgatgaagggaacaagtggtttccgaaatatgggtATTGCAAGCTtcataaatatcactagcgaatagaaaaggcaagtgaaagatttgcctttggagatattttcctttttattggctaaaagtatttggtaatGTATGCAAAtaagtatttcgggaaccaactgtccccttcttgagtgttttatcttctgaaaattttcttcaCAATTTGGGTTTTTCTCTTGCTATTCCTGTAATTATGATATTTTAATTATGCTTCTATTCTTCTAATAGTCCTTCCTAAAAGTTCCAACAAAGTAGCAAAATTGTGGCCCATGTCCCTGTTTAGGCTTTTTCCGGGGGGAATTTTCGAAATGTGGAGGCTCTCGTAGGAGTCTAGTTTTCTAACGTCGTTcgcttccttcaaaatattggccTTGTCCAACGACAAATGATGTCCCTGCTCTACtatatgtctggcaaccgcggGCTTTATGTGTAGGTCATTCTTATTTTTGTCGGATTCGGCCTCCTTTACGTGTTCTAACACAACAACAAGTAACACGAttatacctacttaaaagaggtggtggtggccggtggtaccTTAGTGGGACATTCTGTCGAAAGCTCCTCCCAACATCGAGCAGTATGCAGaatagtatatttctgcatgcttTGAACAAgattgtgtgagagtcccaagacatcaagggaagccgtgatggATTAAAGTACCATACCTATAGCTGCCAACAGAAGTCACAAAAGTAGCctggattgactacacaacgacgaacccggcaacgacaacagaatgacgatttgcgtattttctcatggaagttgcgctccctgcacagtgATCGATCTGCCAAGCAACTAGCTGGTACCCTGTCCCGATATagcgctgatgtaacagcaggAGCTGCATTGGACaacgaccggtttcctggaaaaaagTCCCTACACCACATACtataatggccatccagtaaaccttgcgctcggagtaagtttcctagtcaaccaaaaaatgaaacctgctgttatcggctttgaaaatataagcgaacggctatgcactctacgcttgccAGGCAAATTTGGAAGTATAACGCTCATTAACGTTGAACGTGAGAACGAGaatgatatcttctacgaggcagtacgaAagcccctcgaagcctgtcccagatatcatatcagacaatatctatggtttaAAAATCTAAGAcgaagcagatcctgcctgagatggaactatggcgtaggccaggacgccagatagcttttagggatatcgaattggtggacttcggcacaaaaccgggatgtctgcagtttcttattaaggcaggcctataccggatacccgTACGTACGTACGTACCGTACCCGCCACTGGAAGTTTTCCAGACCAGttttcgtccatggcaatattccgaatgaatGAACTAGTGAAGGGATAAcgatacattcaatgcgcttattttattcttccgcgCGAGAtgagatttcagtaccagctttacacgccgCAGGAATGCGGACACAGAGCATCGTTCATATCACCAATTCGAGCATCGTTTCCTTTCACAATTtcaaggtatttgtagaagtctgcctcggttGTTTTCGCTGgttgtccggcatgcggcttggattcgacacttatctaatccaaattccatctgaatatcTCGGTTGAACATGGCCACAATTCGCAACAGTCTTCTGAGATGATCGGCAGTGCCAGCAaagaacttgatgtcatctaagtacatcaagcgtGTCAGcttgcacttagcacgtaggtaattttttaatgaaaaaccacgtcctctagcatcattcattaGTCATGAAAGGGGCATGGCACTGAACCATGCAAAATCACAGGaatctcaacgaatccccatagaagatgcctctccgggtatggataggctctgaggtattagcaccttcaGATGAAGGcattgataaggtggtatgccacccttccatgactgttgccagaaactttattattttgggatcaatgcaatacagacgtaggacatcgattagccagctatgcgggacgctgtcgaaagccttggcatagtcgatatagcaactaaagtggtttgtttggcctctagttgcttgtcttacaactaccgaactgataatgagttgttctttgctacccgttgacccaactcggcagcccttctgctacttggacagaatgttgtttgcCTCGGAGCACGCATTGGCCCTTCCACTAACAATGGACATTATGAATTTTTAGAAGGTTGGTCAGTAAGTAGTCGGTCTTGTGTCTACTggcttccccaccgtgtcctttttaggtaggtaggtaagttatttttattttcttcattccttttaatttttttagttcTCTCTAGTAAGAAGACGTCCTTACCATTCGGCAGCTTTTGCAGACTTTGGCATgttgcaagttaatttgactaCACTTTATGTTTTCAGGAAAAAGTGTAGTCTTACCGCCGGTGGTTCAGATATGCGATAGTTAGCTGTTGCCCCCTCTCTTTTATGTTTTGAAGATTTAGTAACAGTTCCATGGACCAAGCAGTAATCGGGTTTTCAGTTCCTTCCGTTATGGAAGGTGGCTCTTCACTCAAATGAATCTGGTTATGCATCGTGCCTCGCAGAGACTTTGTTGGTTAAAGTCGCTGGTGGATTCAAGTCTTGGACTTCTTACCACTAAGAGAGTCAATATCCGTTGCTTTAATTTTCATGTGTTGAACACTCCTAGTGTAGTAGTGAAGTACTACAGGTTACCCTACCATAACAAGGAAGTGTCCGAGAGAAGCTGGACAGACCTGCATCCGAACATTTTTATTCACAGTGGTAGGAATCTAATTTGGCATACGACATGTTCTACTGGGTATGTGCCTACCGTAAAAATGGTACTCCCAAGTCGTCACGTTCACCCTTTTAAAGACGATCTTTTACTGGGCCTGGGAAAGCTCTATTAGAAGACACCGCTAAGGTCGCGGCAGGTAATCAGTTCAGTCTTGAATAAACTACAACGCCCGCAGCGTGGAAGTAtgcaaaattcattcattcattagtACGATCTCGGACGCCAAGAGCGGTGGTGCAGTTCACTGCGATAAAGTTAAAGCCCAAAGTGTGCCAGCAGTGGTTCTGATATTTTCGTGATGAAGAAAGACAAACCGAATATTATTAGCGTTCTGTGTTAGTGAACGTAGATAAATCAACTATTACTGAACTCTGAGGATATGTTACGAGTTCAATTTTTAGTTTCCCTGTGACTAGTCAATTTCATTTCACACCtaaatagaacaagtcgggacgccggaagctagacgcttcaggtaggaaagtttttgtgtatttcttttataaagagatttgagtatgcatttgtcccattagcatgtagcacgtaacatatgcatatattatgtgaaaatagccactttcaagtgatattgacattcatagtcttgaatttgcagagaagcgacaccTTTGAccaagtataactttgttagtaatagtgcgattttcaacaaatttggcagaattatGCTatattctgtagcctacattactgcattttgtgattctagggtgagctTATGGGGGGCTttgctgtcaattactaaaaaattatagtaatatattattactactatagtaatatactattatcaactttatttgaacaggtatcggtatggagggtatttcggagcctaggcacgatatagtggcagcgccctgatttttttcagatttttcggtttggtagttcctgagaatgggttcgttaaaaaaatgaccattttcaaccccccgcactccccaccttttcaacgaaagtcaaaacaaagaccggcttcgaaaagtactaaccgagacctttaatttgataccccacatcactatatttggtgaaaaaaaaatttacaccccacttttgcatgtatggggacctcggtgctcagaggtggcagcaaggaagatggggcggcaaccctatcggccaaacgaaaaccaagtggccgaggagaacctccatagtggtggcaccgggagacgctgtaatcatttTGGTTTGCCGggcgtgattcagtaggcgaatgctccaaaggcctaatcaggccgatcagacccgagcctgcacggggactcatctgaagtggcaaattggtcacgaaaccttaccaggggtatactggtaccatgggaaccgggaaagccccttgattcacatacttcgggtgaactcctgttgtatgtgaggacagctcggttatttccgGTTGGCCccactagtgggagtttcatggtggttgtgattatgctcaagcgagaagagactttcgggcctcgacgtggtgttgcgtatcaacacgggtgccgtactccatagttcggtagagatttaggtaattcttgcatccaccagtaggaatgctgagccattcacttggtatagactggtaccgttgttgctcagcggggctctgattgtggtcacaaaatcgatccgtgtcttaagaggaccgtaggatttaaGCCTCACGACAGGTggctacgtaaaacaccatgggcttcactgtatggggaccccccccttaaattcgtcgtaaaaggatgtaactcactatacaCGTGagtgttcatagttcccacctttctaccaaatttggtgtcaatcgctataaccgtctcggagaaaaattcgtgtgacggcggacagacagacagacagacaggcagacagatagacattgaatcgactttaataaggttttgttttacacaaaacattaaaaagggctagggagaattattgaatggaattttaatatttcactggaatttcaattattctggttaattatgacgtcagcatcttatttgtatagcttagaatgctgttaattagcacgatattgataagtttgaactgctataactttcccactaatagttggattttcatgcacgaggctgtctccatgttgttgcaaaatttagtacacttagggtgaacttaaggggagttttttagtcaatttctaaaagttgataatatgctattagcaaatttatttgagcagataccgaaatgggacatctctcgaagattagatttcacataagtgttttacacaaaaccttagaaagggctgcagataagtagattcttcataaatgcgactttaatatttcacacgaatgtcaattattccgagtaattatgacgtcagcatctgatttgcatggctttggaagcagtaaattcgcgcgaaagtgctaagtttgaactgctataactttggcgttaattgccagatttccacgaaatttagcacgtgtaTAGGGAATATCCTCTATGCTGGCACAAAATTCGGAaatcctaagatgaatttaagggagttgtttagtaaatttctaaaaagtagtaatatactattagcaagtttatttgagcagatatcggaatgggacatattttgaggcctaggtttcatctaggcgcaccaccctgacttttttcggatttttaggttggatagtttccgaaaattagtcctgtttcacttcaagtgcgtacattttgactcgttactcacgcactttgcgatgtatgccaaaactaatatcagtttcgaaaagtaccgatcgaagcctttcatttgaaaccctacacaattatatccggtaaaaaaaatttttgaatccccccattgcatgtatggggagccctcccttaaactccacctaaatttatgccactcactgtatgcgtgggatttcatagttcccatctgtccaccaaatttcgtttggatcggtttagcagttttggagaaaaatgcgtgtgacagacagacagacaaacaaacagacagacagacagacagacattgaatcgattttaatatggttttgttttacacaaaatcttaaaaaaacgaAAGATTTGGTTTGACATTTGGTCACTGGGGAGCTTGAGCGTTTCGGCGTCAGCGTGGAAAGGCAAGGGTTCCTCCCCGgtgaattgaggtaaaatcaTATTTTACTGTAACAATGCCAGACCTCAAACTGTTGCACTCACTCAGAGAATTACATTGGGAGCAGTTCGTCCAATCCCTGTACTTCCCTGATGTTAACCCTTCATATTTTTACTTGGACAGCCATTTGAAAGGGAGCTTTCTTTTCGTTTCTAAAAGTCGGACAATCATTATATAAGAAAACTCAAGTCTTCAATTACCGGTACTCTTCCACTTTCTCCCTATATAGTTCTATTGAGactttttctccttttcaaaCTGCTTGGTTGACTTTCTTTCGCAGATTCCTATGGATAATATACAGGTGAGCCAATTTTCTTAGTTGGCCATTCACATAATTATTCAGATACATTTCTTCAAATCAAGTTCAATTTTTAGACATTTATTGACAATTTATCAGTTTGTAACTCAAGTCGATTGGTGCAAATACTGAATGAGAATTTGTCATTATGTAACACTTGTTAATAAAGTTTATTAGTCGAACAATACTATTAATCAAACAATCCATAATTATCGTATTCcttcaacaaaattttttgaCTTTCTAAGAATCGTTCTGATGAACAAGAGAGGTCTGCAATTTCCTGTGctttttcttcatcttcaaacttTTCGACAGAATTATCAGCTGAGTCTTCTTTATTCATTGCTATTGTAGGCAAGACCAGGATTGAGCTCAAAAATCCAAACATGGCTTTCCTTTTAATTTCATCTTTGACATTTTGAACTGTGGGAATGTTCTTATAAAAACCTCTTTCTAGAGCTGCACGGAAGGCAGGGTAGTAAGCCTCTTCAATAAGTTGATCTCTATTGTTACGTAAGATATCTATTTGCAGGCTGCTGGCGAAAAAGTAGTTAATGTCAAGTCCTATACTCCCACGCATGCTTCCTTGAAAATCAACCTGCAAGTAAATCATTAAATACATTCAGAAAATTTCTTTGAACTTCAACACAATTGTTGATATGAAACAATTTTTCGTTGTTGGATACTTACGAAAACAGCATCAATTGGCGAATCCTCTTTGTATTTAAACAGGAAGTTGTTTACCCAACAATCCCCATGGCAGATTGTTAGTATATCATCTGATGATGGCCGGATTGTATCTAGAATCTTATCATCTAGAGTTTCATTTTTATGGCAATCTTGTAATCTGTCCATGATTTTTTCATAGCCGTGCCATTTTGATGCATGCCCGATAAGCCTTGAAGCATTCATACATAATCCCTTTCCTATATTGTTCGGCGTTAAAGTAACTGATGAGAATATTCCTCGCTTTAATAGTGCAGATGCCGTCAACGAAGGTTCCTTGAAAAAGAACGTTTATTTAGAACTGTAAATTTTTGGAAGAACTGGTTCATACTTTTTCCAGAAGTAACATGCCACCAGCGTGATACTGCGCTAGTTTCGTTAAAATAATTTTACTGTGATCAAGGTCCAGGCCTTTCACTCGATCTGCTATCCTGTATCCCGGCACTTTCATGTCTTCAAAGACCATGGTTGCGATTGGGTTGCTCGTAACATAGTAGCACCTAGCAATCAACTCCGTTTATTGTACCAAAAGAGGTGGTCAATGAATGATTTGAACTTACTTTGGTGCAATTTTCATATTATCTAGACAACTCTCAATTTGTGGTAAGATGTCGATATACATTACTCTCTCACTGTCGAAAATGTCCATTTCTACAAAAGCTTCCCTTGCTCCGTCCAGGGGAATACTTTTCACAATGAAGTTTGTTTCGATGTTTTCCGGTCCTTTTAGGGTATAAACAACTTGTACACGGTAAATAAAGCTCAAATAATTTTCACCAGGGCTGCTTCCCATTGAAAAATCCAAGCTAAATATTTTGACATCTTCAAATCCAGCTTGGTTCACTAGAACCTCTTTGAAAAACTGTTCGTCGAGGTACTCGGGGAtgatattattgtttttttGTATGATCATGGTGGAAATAGAAATGCAGACCtgcaaatttaaattattgcGTTTATGAATGGGTTAAGTTCCCATATGATAGGTTAGATTaacaattaaaaattttttcCTGTCTGGAACACAAATTTTATTCGGAAACGCTTGCACCGATTAggataaaatttggtgaaatatcAGAAATTGTAAAACAGAAGGCACATAATGAATGACATCAATTTACGTTCATTTTGAGTAGATTTACCAAGATGTAGATATTTTTCACCCAGCATAGCTGCGAGGCACATAGTTTTAATGATGCAATGCTCTGTAAAAGGAAGCTGGAAATCGCATAGTTCGAAAcccaaaaaatattaaagaagtGGAGGCGGCTGTATGTAGCGCATATGTTCATGCTACGGGGCAGCTGATGCCGAAAATATGTAAATGAGGAGATCTGCAGATAGAATTAAAACTTTAAGATGCATTATTTAGGATCATATTTTAAGGATAGAATatctcccagggcgaaacgtggattggtacacacgatacagcataaaacctgggaaatggctgctgaaccaacaccaacagctctattaccaaacccgctgggagttctttcttaatgaaaaactgcagaaagAGAAGTGAACCTCTTTCTCCTAAAAAcgcgacaaattgtatcaactgctcCTgtaggttggaggttgggtagggcttggAACGCTATACGGAAAACCAAACTTAGGAAACCACGCAAGGAGCCTCGGCCTagactgacaacacaacgacgaaaacggactaacgatttgcgcatcttcTCAAGTTTACGCCTCTACagatgagactgcagagtcggagaaggatacgggGCAGTAGAACGCATCCTCGAAGCCtaccccaggtatgatatcaaaatcatacttgaagatttgaaCAGCCAAGTAGTGACGGAGCCCGCatacaggcgatacgttggttcccatagcttacacaaaactaccaatgacaacagactgcggattatccagctAGCAGTGTCCCACGAAGTGGTTGTCAGAAGTACATGATTTGCCGAGGAGGCCGATGGTATTAAAGCCGAACTAGCTAAGTATGAAACTACAcccagcggttcatcaactgatggtcAAGGTGTGGGgtaacgaatcaatgcctgatgactggcagagGGCGATCCGTTCcatacataacaagtcggaatatcggaaactgGCGCGTCAGGTATAAAGGCTTtgggttcatcttatgtgagaaagtttctacgcacatttttccattcgcatatggctaaaaacccaaaatgctAATTCATACTTTTTTCAAAGGACAAGAAATGCGTACATAttgcagacgtagatattatgctcaccataAATAAGCAAACATTGCCTATCACCGAATACTATTCTTATAttcggttggggaaaaagtaatgtcgtatttgtgatcgaattctaacgctttatttaacatacttagacttatccgatttaagtcaaatatgcgccgttttgttcgcaaacttgttgccatttagaaggcaactccattgtccccccttataaaaaccccccttcttatttgcaaaaaactcaaacagctagttttcgcaagcctcttttgaggcgaacttagtagcaccaagagcgttttgcatggaccggaagagatgttaatcacttggtgccaggtccggactatacggtgggtgcaatgggacatcccatccgagcttccgtagcttctggtgggtcatcaaagatgtgtgaggccgagcattGTCCTGGTGGagcagaacaccattcctattgaacaatcctggccgcttctggtcaatcgcctgcttcaaacggtcgagttgctcacagtagaggaccgaattgagggcctggccatagttgagcagctcatagtggatgactcccttcgaatcccaccaaacacacagcaaaaccttcctggccgtcaatccgggcttggcaatggtttgggatggctcgccgcgcttcgaccatgatctttttcgcttgagattttcgtacgtaaatccactttttatcaccagtcaccatccgcttcaaaaatgggtagaattcgttccgtttcagcagtgcatcgtaggtgttgattcggtccaagagatttttttccgtcaactcgtgtggcacccaaacattcagctttttttgaaatccaatcttctgcaaatggttccaaacggttttatagtccttacccagttcctgaccagtcgagcgaatgctcacatgccggtctacttggatgatttcgacgattttatcggtttttacgacgattggcctacaagtacggggtgtatcttcgacatccactacaccagaacgaaatcgatcgaaccaacgctgtgctgtgcgaatcgttacagtatcggacccataaacttcacaaatttttttggccgccttcgttgcatttttacctctcaggtagttaaaatgtaaaatatgacgaatttcttccttggtggactccatctttgacgcgctataacttaagactgaaacgtacgatcataaaactgtcaaagagacacctgtagcccaaat
The DNA window shown above is from Hermetia illucens chromosome 5, iHerIll2.2.curated.20191125, whole genome shotgun sequence and carries:
- the LOC119656762 gene encoding uncharacterized protein LOC119656762; translated protein: MIIQKNNNIIPEYLDEQFFKEVLVNQAGFEDVKIFSLDFSMGSSPGENYLSFIYRVQVVYTLKGPENIETNFIVKSIPLDGAREAFVEMDIFDSERVMYIDILPQIESCLDNMKIAPKCYYVTSNPIATMVFEDMKVPGYRIADRVKGLDLDHSKIILTKLAQYHAGGMLLLEKEPSLTASALLKRGIFSSVTLTPNNIGKGLCMNASRLIGHASKWHGYEKIMDRLQDCHKNETLDDKILDTIRPSSDDILTICHGDCWVNNFLFKYKEDSPIDAVFVDFQGSMRGSIGLDINYFFASSLQIDILRNNRDQLIEEAYYPAFRAALERGFYKNIPTVQNVKDEIKRKAMFGFLSSILVLPTIAMNKEDSADNSVEKFEDEEKAQEIADLSCSSERFLESQKILLKEYDNYGLFD